One genomic segment of Terriglobales bacterium includes these proteins:
- a CDS encoding sodium:proline symporter, translating into MQLSLIDWVVIAGYFAVNLFIGWMYYRRASGSVSDYFIAGRKVPWWLAGTSMVATTFGADTPLVVTGLVYKYGIAGNWLWWNMALSGMLTVFFFARLWRRAGVLTDMEFAELRYSGKPAAFLRGFRALYLALPVNTLIMGWVNLAMAKILGLTLGVSKLHAVMFCLALTLIYTAISGLWAVLWTDLLQFVLKMTMVILLAIFAVQAVGGLGALKTKIALHDAALAQGSSLAFAPDWTSGWFLMFLVYLSLNWWASWYPGAEPGGGGYIAQRIFCAKNEKHSLGATLWFNVAHYALRPWPWILTALVAVVLYPKQ; encoded by the coding sequence ATGCAGCTTTCGCTCATCGATTGGGTAGTCATCGCGGGCTACTTCGCCGTCAACCTGTTCATCGGGTGGATGTACTACCGGCGGGCCAGCGGCAGCGTCAGCGATTACTTCATCGCCGGGCGCAAAGTCCCCTGGTGGCTGGCCGGGACCTCCATGGTGGCCACCACCTTCGGCGCGGACACGCCGCTGGTGGTGACCGGCCTGGTCTACAAGTACGGTATCGCCGGGAACTGGCTGTGGTGGAACATGGCGCTGAGCGGGATGCTCACCGTGTTCTTCTTCGCGCGGCTGTGGCGGCGCGCCGGCGTGCTCACCGACATGGAGTTCGCCGAGCTGCGCTACTCCGGCAAGCCCGCCGCCTTCCTGCGCGGCTTCCGCGCCCTCTACCTGGCGCTGCCCGTCAACACCCTCATCATGGGCTGGGTGAACCTGGCCATGGCCAAGATCCTGGGCCTCACGCTGGGCGTCAGCAAGCTGCATGCCGTGATGTTCTGTCTGGCGCTCACCCTCATCTATACCGCCATCTCCGGGCTGTGGGCGGTGCTGTGGACCGACCTGCTGCAGTTCGTCCTCAAGATGACCATGGTCATCCTGCTGGCCATCTTCGCGGTGCAGGCGGTGGGAGGACTGGGCGCGCTCAAGACCAAGATCGCGCTGCACGACGCCGCGCTGGCGCAGGGAAGCTCGCTGGCCTTTGCTCCCGACTGGACCTCGGGATGGTTCCTGATGTTTCTGGTGTACCTGAGCCTGAACTGGTGGGCGAGCTGGTATCCGGGGGCGGAGCCGGGCGGCGGCGGGTACATCGCGCAGCGCATCTTCTGCGCGAAAAATGAAAAGCACTCCCTGGGCGCGACCCTGTGGTTCAACGTGGCCCATTACGCGCTGCGCCCCTGGCCCTGGATCCTGACGGCGCTGGTGGCGGTGGTGCTCTATCCCAAGCAG